From the Lathyrus oleraceus cultivar Zhongwan6 chromosome 4, CAAS_Psat_ZW6_1.0, whole genome shotgun sequence genome, one window contains:
- the LOC127074504 gene encoding cold-regulated 413 plasma membrane protein 2, whose product MGRILMQYLASKTEPVVASLIDSDLNELKFAAKKLFNDATMFGGIGAGVSPLRWIASFAAIYLLVLDRTNWRSNMLTSSLVPYIFFSLPGSLFHFFRGEVGKWIAFVLRLFFNKHFPDWMEMPGSMILLVVVSPDLFALKFRNNWVGVAIDLLIGCYLLQEHVRATGGFRNSFTQRHGISNTLGIIFLIVYPIWALFIH is encoded by the exons ATGGGGAGAATTTTAATGCAGTATTTGGCTTCGAAAACGGAACCTGTCGTAGCTAGTTTAATAGATTCTGATTTGAATGAACTCAAATTTGCAGCAAAGAAACTTTTCAATGATGCAACTATGTTTGGAGGCATAGGAGCTGGCGTGTCTCCCCTTAGATGGATCGCTTCCTTTGCTGCTAT TTATTTACTGGTTCTGGATCGCACAAACTGGAGAAGCAATATGCTGACTTCATCATTAGTGCCTTACATATTCTTCAGCTTACCTGGTTCTTTGTTTCACTTTTTCCG AGGAGAAGTTGGAAAATGGATTGCGTTCGTGTTGAGACTTTTCTTCAACAAACATTTTCCAGATTGGATGGAGATGCCAGGATCAATGATTCTTCTAGTGGTAGTATCCCCAGACTTGTTTGCTCTAAAGTTTAGGAATAATTGGGTTGGAGTGGCAATTGATCTTTTAATTGGTTGTTACTTGCTACAAGAACATGTGAGAGCTACAGGTGGATTCAGAAATTCTTTCACACAAAGACATGGAATATCTAACACTCTTGGCATCATCTTCCTCATAGTTTACCCTATTTGGGCATTGTTTATCCATTAA